The Nostoc sp. PCC 7524 nucleotide sequence TTTCAAAACCAAGATAGTCCTCTTTAGCTCTTTCGCAGAAAGCATCTTTGGCAGTACCAATCTTTACTAATTCACCATTTAATGCTAAACCGATATTTGGTAATAATTCTTGTTGATAAGATTGACGCAACAACAATAACGATTGCAGTACAGAAGATTTTCCTGTGCTATTTAGACCAGAAAGGAACGTAAGTGGTTTAAATCCAAGTAGCTGGCTTTCAAAAGCTTTATAATTTATCAATTTCAGAGAGCTAATCATGATAATACTTTTTTGATAATTTTCTCAACTGTTGCAAACCTATACTCTATTTTATTTTTTACTTGAGATATTGATACTAGAAAATCTGCATCATTATCAACATGATTAACAAAAATATTTATAAGTTTTTGTCTTCTATGTTTTAATATTTCAATTTCTTCTATGCTTAGACGGCTAAGATTTACAGACCAAACCTCAAACAAAGATTTATTGAGTGGGAATTTTCTTTTATTTTTATAAGATATTTTACGAAAAGCATTATTATCGAAAATTTCAAAGGCTGCAACCATAGCCTTTTTGAAATTTTCTTCTATTTTTATCACATCTTCATGATTAAGATTGTTAATTTTTGATAATGCCTTGCTAAAGAATGACTCTCTAGTTTCATCTTGATATTCTTTATAAGAAATTAAATAAAAAGCAAGAAAGCCTAGCACAAACTCCCTATCATCCATCCTCTTTTTCTTTGAATCACTGAGATTAACAACAAGTTGAAACTCTGAAAAAGAAGCTAATTTCGCAACCAATTTGATAGCTTGACCTGGATTCAAAGCATGACGTAATTCTTGATTAGAGAGAGGTACTCCACCCGTATTAATCCGTTTAAATATATTATATTTTACTTCCAATGGTGTACCTTTCTCAATTAAAAATACTGTAACTTGAGTTTCTAGAATACGACGTTGATATCTCCTTTCTAATTCATCATAAGTTTTATTATTAAGCTCCTTCAAGTATTCTAAACCAACTAATTTAAGTCTTGTTTTGTCACTTTTATCAATTACAAATTGTTTGAGAGCAGACAATCTCTGTAATCCATCCACAACTACCCATTCATCTTCATTAGTAGCATCTATATAAAAAGCAGGCAATGGAATTCTAATTAAAATAGATTCTATCAATTTACTTTTTGCTTCTGGAGTCCATATATTTGCTTGTCTTTGGAAGTCGGGTGCTAAATCAAGTGCTGCTTCATCAATTCTTCTCAATAATTGCTCAATAGTTGGCTCTCTAGTAACAATGTTAATTTTTTCAGGATCATACTGAAAGGTAAATTTTTCCTCTAGTTCTTCATCATTATCTTCATCATCATCTAAAGTTTCTTCATTTGCTAATTCTAATCTGTAGTTATTTAAATCGGTCACAGTAAT carries:
- a CDS encoding DUF262 domain-containing protein, with protein sequence MTDLNNYRLELANEETLDDDEDNDEELEEKFTFQYDPEKINIVTREPTIEQLLRRIDEAALDLAPDFQRQANIWTPEAKSKLIESILIRIPLPAFYIDATNEDEWVVVDGLQRLSALKQFVIDKSDKTRLKLVGLEYLKELNNKTYDELERRYQRRILETQVTVFLIEKGTPLEVKYNIFKRINTGGVPLSNQELRHALNPGQAIKLVAKLASFSEFQLVVNLSDSKKKRMDDREFVLGFLAFYLISYKEYQDETRESFFSKALSKINNLNHEDVIKIEENFKKAMVAAFEIFDNNAFRKISYKNKRKFPLNKSLFEVWSVNLSRLSIEEIEILKHRRQKLINIFVNHVDNDADFLVSISQVKNKIEYRFATVEKIIKKVLS